CCGCGGCGATGGTCGAAGCGCTGAACGTGGCGATCGGGATCATCGCGGAGAACCCGGCGAACCGGATCGCCGTCACGCAGTTCTCTGAGAACTCGGGCGAGTTCGTGGATCTCGGAACACCGAAGAATGCGCCGAGGCCCAGCGCTCAGGCGACCTTTATCGGCGGACCCTACGTCTACCTGACCCACTCGGGCTCGACAATGACCCTCACGATGACGGATGATACCCGCACTGGCAACGCCAGGACTCGGACGCTGACTGTTGGTGGCGGCAGCACCAACATCCACCGCGGCGTGGCAACCGGCATGGGGCTTCTCGCACAGGCGAACTCGGTCACCGGGGAGAACCAGCGGATCCCCAACGTCATCCTCTTCACCGACGGCGAGCCGACGTACTCCGCGAGTGTTACGAACTGGTGGGCGCCCGGGGCCAGTGGCGCGAACCACGGCCCGAATTCGCCTACAGCGACACAGTACTACGGCAACGGGTTCAAGGCGGCGCTAACCGCGTCATTGCTAAAGAACAAGATTGAGGCCGTCTACAACGATGAGGCGTTCAACTTGGCCCATGCCCGAACCCCGGTGGAGGCAAGCGTCTACACCATCGGCCTAGGGGTCAGCGGGCTATCGGAACAGGGACGGCAGCTTGCCTACGCGACGCTCGATCCGGGCAAGACGAACCCCGCTACGCCTACTGTTAACCCGATGCTCGAGCAGTTCAATGTGGCGTTTGGTGAGTATAATTCGTCCGGAAGCCCTGAAGTTCTAGTCAACCGGACAACCGGGCAGAACCCGCAGGACGTCTTCTTCCGGGTCACGCATCCGACGGTGAATGGTTACGTCGAGTATGAGCCGACCACCCTGCGCTACAACAAGGAGTTCCATTCGCCTGTAACACAGGAAGACCTGGAGCGGGCGTTCGAGAGCATCGCTCAGCAGATCGTTGACCCGCCGAACTACCCCGTCGAGGTCTCCTCGAGCACGGCGACGGATGGCTACGTGACTTTCGTCGACGAACTCGGCCCGTACATGCAGGTCACGGACTTCAACCGGTTGGCGTTCTGCTCGGTGGTCCCTCCTGTGATCGACCCGAACGACTGCGCGAACGTGACCTTTACTAACCCGACGCGCACCCCTAGCGGACTGACCGACACGTACGTCTTCAAGGGTCAGTACCCGGCCAACGGGCTGGGCGCCTCGCCGGACGACGAGGACATATCGAGCATCCATGTGACTGTGACACGCGGCGCGACCCTTGCACAGGGTGACATCGTCACCGTGAAGATCCCGGCCGCGATGCTGCCCATCTACGACAAGCAGATAAAGCTCGCGGCGAACGGCACACCGACGATCACGCCCTACGCGTCACACCCACTACACGCCTACTACAAGGTGGCGCCCAAGGCGGAGGTGCTCAGCTTCCTCGGTGACGTTACAACGACGCTGTCCATGGCCGAACGTGACGCCCTGACCGCATACATCAACGACCACACGGACTCCGGAAAGGTGCGCTTCTACTCGAACGCATTCGACGCCGGCAGTGCAGCAGGCAAGACCACCGCGACGTTCACGCCGGCGAAGAAGAACGACTTCTATCGTTTCTCGGTGGACACACCGCTGTTTCGTACCGACGGCAGCCCTCTGCTGTTCAGCGATTGGGCGACCCTGGACGAGTCTATCCCCCTCTACTACGAGGACATCGTCTACATCAACGAGGGCAACGGCCCAGAGGCCGTGAAGATGAGGGTTGACACCACCGTCACGGCACTGCTTGCGGCGAAGACGGACACAATGGTCGTGAAACAGGGCCCATTAGGCCAGGCTGTCGCGCCGGCTGGGATGCGAGACTACGGGTCGCGGCCGCGGAACCTGGACCACTCGAAGTGTGCTCCCGACGCCCTCACATGGGATGAAGGCTCACCGGTGCCATGCGCGGAGGGCGACCTCGAGAACACCACGGGCACCGCCAGCATGGTGCGTGTGACGAAGAACGAACAGGAGCAGGTCGTCGTCGCGCTTGGCAACAATGGGTACCTGGAGTACGAGGTGCCCGGACGGCTGACCATCACCAAGCGCGTCGCCGCCGGGCTGAACTTGGATCCGAATGACGACGACGAGTTCCGGTTCAGTGTTGAGTTCACAGGAGCGCCAGGGGTCTACCCGTTTGGCGTCTATGCCCTCACCAACATGACGGCCCCGCTGTATATCGGCGAGATGAGCAGTGGTGACACCATAACTCTGCTTGCCGACCAACGAGCTGTGATCGCGGGCTTACCTGATGGGGCCACGTACAAGGTCACGGAGTTCGACCTGCCCCCGGGGTACGAGCCGGTGAGCGCGACCCCGGAAGGTGTCATCGCCGTCCCGCAGGCTCAACCGGTCGCCGTTGAGTTCCTGAACACCTATGCGCCCACGCGCACCGATGCCGTCGCGACGCCGACGGTGGCGAAGGAGATCGATGGTCGCGGCTGGGTCGTCGGCGACGCCTTCAAGGCGAGACTGTGCCCCGGTTCCGGACCCGTTACCGTTCCACTCCCCAACCCCGATGAGGGCGGCTGCCAGACAGTCATCCTCGACACCGACGGGCACACGAAGGACTTCGGCACGCTGAGTTTCACCACCCCGGGTACCTACACGTACACCCTTACCGAGGTGGGCGAACTCGCTCCCGGCTTCTCATACTCGGCCGCCGAGTACAGGTGGGTAGTTGACGTGTACGACGACTACTCGGGAGTGCTCCAAGCGCGGACCAGACTCGAGCAGACGCGTTCGGACAACGGCGATCCTGTGAATCCTGGGCTCGAGGTGATCGGCTCAGCCACGTTCACCAACACCTATGCTGTTGGATCGGTCAGCGGCCCTCTGGACGCTACCAAGCGCGTGGTGGACAGCACCGCGAGCGACGGGGACGGTACGCGGGCTCCCAAGCTCTCCCACGCATTCCGGTACTGGTACCTGGATGTCGAAGGGGGCGACGACGCAGGCGCCCCGGCCGCGCCGACTTTCCCTGACGGGACCCCCGGCGGGACGTACGATGTCGAGGTCAGGTCGACCCCAGACAGCTCCAGTGTCGCTTCCCCAAGGCTGACCTTTACTCAGGCGCATGTGGGACACGCCTACTATTACGCCGTCGAGGAGATTGATGGGAGGGCGGAAGGCGTAACCTATGACCAGGGGGTGTTCATCTATCGCCTGGAAGTGACCGGTCCCGCTCCAGGCGACGTGCCCAGTGAAGGGCTGACGGTGCACGTTACTCCGACGCGTTGCGAAGTCCCGGACAAGCGAAACGTCGATTTCGACGCGCTGCTGAGCGCCTGCACAGACTACAAGAGCGATACTTACCCTGTCTTCACCAATTATTACGATGCGGAGGCAGCCGAAGTCCCACTGGGGGGCACCAAGGTTCTGACGGGTCGCCCGTGGGTTGGTACCGACGCGTTCACCTTTACTCTCGAAGGCTTCGGCACGGAGACTTTGGATGCCATTGCCCGTGGCGATGTCATCCTGCCTGGCGTGTCGGAGACTGTCGTGTCGGTGACGGTAGATGCTGACGCCGCGGCAGATGAGGGCGACGGTAGTCGGAGTTTCACGTTCGACTCTATTGCGTTCAAGAGGCAGGGTGCGTACCAGTTCGTCGTGAAGGAGCAGATTCCGACGCAGTTGCTCGGCCTGACGTACGACGAGCACTGGCTCTACTACGACGTGATCGTGACTGACGACGACGTCGATGGCCAGCTTGACTTTGTGGTGATCGCACAAGACGGCGAGCCGTCTAGGACGTTTGCCAACCAGTACTCTGCATATCGGGCGTTTAGCGGCGTCGACGTGCTCAAGGTGTTGACTGGGCGAGAGCTTCGCTTGAATGAGTTTGAGTTCAGGGTCAGCCCGGAGAATGCGGCGTCGGCTGCCCGACTGAATATCTCTCCCGAGGGCAAGACGGTCGCGAGTGGTGAGCGTCCCGATGAGCCCGCCCTGACAACCGTCCTGGGTCCCGTCACCTTCGATCAGGACGACCTGGGCGAGCACTTCACCTTCAATGTCTCGGAGGTAAAGGGCTCAGCACCGGGCGTGACCTACGACGACAGGGCCTACACGGTCATACTCAAGCCCGTCTACGACGCGGAGAGTGGCGAGCTCGACGTCCTCACGACAGTGACCGTTGGCCTCACGACGACCACCTACTCGGCACGCGCGGCGGAGCAGCCAGTAGTCACATTCACCAACGCTTACGCCCCGACCACCTGGGATCTGGCCAAGTCCAGCGACCGGGATGCAACGGTCACACCCGGCCAGGAGATCACCTACACGCTCACGGCGACCAACACGTCCAAGGAGGGAGCCGCACCGCTGACGAGCGTGGTGATCACGGACGATCTCTCGGACGTCCTGGGGGCCGCCGACAACCCGAAGGCACATTGGGTTGGCTTCGTCGGTGACGGCGGGAAGTACGCCAGCATCGATGGCTCCACTCTCACCTGGGAGCTCGACGAGCTCTCCGGCACGAAGACGCTCTCCTACACGGTGGTCGTCGACGACGCAGCCCACGATGTGACGCTGCGGAACGCCGTGACGGGCATGGGTGGCGTCGACCCCGAGGGCGGTGGCGGCGGAGAGGTGCCGCCGGAGTCGTGTGTGGCCGGTACCCCCGTGGCGGACCTCGACGACGACTGCGTCACCGTGCACGTCACGGGCCCGGCGTGGACGATCGCGAAGTCCAGCCCGACCGCGACCGAGGTGAAGCCTGGCGACACGATCGTGTACGTCGTGGACGTCACGTTCCTCGGCAACGAGGGCAGCGTGATTCCGGGCGTCGTCGTCATCGACGATCTGTCCGACGTGCTGGAGCACGCCACGCTCGATCAGGAGTCGATCGATCCGTTGGTCGGTGAAGCGGAGCTGGTGGACGGCACGCTGCGGTGGACGATCGGAGACCTGACGGAGAACGCCAGGCTGACGTACGCCGTCAGGGTGAACGACGACGCCCACGGCGTCGACCTGGTCAACGTGGTCACCGGGTCCGGTGGCACGGGCGAGGACGGAGACGACGAGGGTGAGATCCCGCCGATCGCGTGCGCCACTGATGAGGTTGACCCTGAGTGCACCACGGTGCACAGCACGGACCCGGCGTGGACGATCGCGAAGGCCAGCCCGACCGCGACCGAGGTGAACCCTGGCGACACGATCGAGTACGTCGTGGACGTGACGCTCCTCGGCGACGAGGGTCGTTCGATCCCGTCCGTCGTCGTCATCGACGACCTGTCCGACGTGCTGGAGCACGCCACGCTCGATCAGGAGTCGATCGATCCGTCGGTCGGTGAAGCGGAGCTGCTGGACGACGGCACGCTCCGGTGGGACATCGGCAACCTCACTGAGGACGCCACTCTCCGGTACAGCGTCACCGTGAACCGTGACGCGAAGGCCTACGGCGCCACGCTGCGCAACCTGGCCTGGGGCACCAGCACGGGAGCTGATGTGGATGACGGCGAGCCCGAGGTGGTCCCGCCGGCGCAGTGCACCGAGATGTCACCGTGCTCGACGGACCACGAGGTGGCGACGCCGACGTGGACGATCGAGAAGAGCTCGGACTCGGTGGCGGTCCCGGGCGGCATGCTCACCTACGAGCTCACGGTGACCAACACTGGTGACATCCCGCTCTGGGGCGCCACCATCACCGATGGTCCCGTGGCTCACGGCGAGGGTGTCACCGACATCTGGGACTTCCTCGACGGCGGCGGCTGGGACGGCAAGTACACCGTGCGGGTCGGCGAAGGGGAGATCGAGTACCTCGAGGACACCAATCGGTCGGACGGTCTGCAGCACACCATCACCGAGCTGGGTGCCGGTGAGCACGTGGTGGTGACCTTCACGGTCAAGCTGCCTGACCAGCTCGACGGCATCCACCTACGCAACACGGTGACGGGGTCGCTGATCCCGGACCCGGCAGGCCCGGGCGAGGCGCCCAACCCGTCGTTCCCGCCGGCAGACTGTGCCATCCCGAGCGGGGAGGCGCCCTGCTCGGTCGACCACACCTACCCGCCGAGCACGGAATGGACGCTGGACAAGACGGCCGTGACGCCGTCGGGCACCAGCAGCGTGAAGCCGGGTGACACCGTCACCTACACGCTGACGGTCCAGAACACCGATGCCAAGAATGCCGTGACGCAGATCGTCGTCACGGACGACCTTGCTGAGGTGCTCGCAGACGGCGTCGTGACGCTGGACGCATTGGCCGTACCCGACGCGGGCACGGTGCGCCAGGAGGGCACCACGCTCATCTGGGACGTCGGCACTCTGGCCGCCGGCAAGACGGTGACGTACACCTACTCGGTGACGGTCGTCGAGTCGGCGACGGCGTACGGCACCACGCTGCACAACGCAGCGTGGGGCACGGGCCGCGGCATCACCGAGGACGGTCTGGACGAGGTTCTTCCGCCGGTGACGTGCGCCGAGGCGGATCCCTGCTCCACCGACCACGAGGTCCCAGTTCCCGAGTGGATGCTCGCCAAGTCCTCTGACACGGACACGGCGGCTCCCGGTGGCGACATCACCTACAGGCTGACGGTGACCAACACGGGCGACGTGCCGCTGTACGACGCCCAGATCGCCGACGGCCCGCGGGAGCAGGCCAAGGGCATTACGGACATCTGGTCCGCGCTCGGTGCCGACGGTTGGAACGGCGCGTACACCGTCCAGATCGACGACGGCGACCCGGTTGGCTACACAGACACCGACGTGTCTGACGGCCTCCAGGCGGAGCTGGCAATGGTTCCGGTGGGTTCGACGGCCGTGGTCACCTTCACGGTGACGCTGCCCACGACGCTCGAGACCGTGCACCTGCGGAACACGGTGACTGGCGCTCTTCCGGGTGACCCGGACGGACCGGGCTACGCACCGGCCGGGTGCTCCGAGCCGGGGCCGGACGACGTGTGCTCGGCGGACCACGAGTACGTGGTCGCGCGGATGGGCCCGCCCCCCAGCGAGAACGGGCCGTCGGCCGTCACTGGCGGAGAGGTGCTGGGAACCGTGGGTACGAAGCTGGCCGCCCTCGTGGCAGCCGCTGGGCTGATGACGGTGGCAGGGCTCCTGCTCGTCCGTCGTCGTCGGGAGGAGTCGACCGAGTGAGATATCGGTAGCGCCTGAGGGCGACTGACGCCGCAGGGGCGGGGTGCTGAGCACCCCGCCCCTGCGGCGTGGTGGGCGTTCGAACCATGCCATCGATGCTCGATTCGGCGCCACGGAATCTGACGCAGAGGCGTCAAGCGCCCGAGGCAACGAAACTCGGTTCATACCGTGGGTCAAACCTAGACGCCAGGCCGTTCGTCGGCCGGGAGGGTTCGACCATGGCTCCGCGTACCAAGTTTTCTATCCGACGCACGCCCGTTCTTCGCCGCATCGCCGCGGCCACGGTGGCATTGGCCATCGTCTCGGGCGGTGCGATCGCCTCACAGGCTGCAGCCGAAGGCGAGGGTGCCGATGGACAGATCGTTGCGACCGTCGACGGCGTGCCTGTCACCCAGGCTGAGCTCGAAGAACTGATCGGCCAGGAGACCGGCGAACGTTCCGACGCTGACGACGATGGCGGCGAGCGGGTCGAGGGATCGAGTGCCCTTGCTGAGCGGCCCGACACCGAGGAGTCCAGCGACGCCGACGGGCATGCCGCCGACCCGACGGGTCCGGGGCACCATGCGACGGGCGTGCCCGCACCGCCGGAGGACGACGAGCGGGTCATCGCCCCGAAGGCCGGCACGACCAACATCAACGTCCGAGTGGGTGGCGACCGGACGAACGCCAACAACAACCTCACCGTGGAGCCGGTCGCCGGCGTCACGCTCGGACTGTTCAGCAGCCGGATCGGCGGCGAGCCCGTCCACGTAGCAGTCTCCGGCACCGATGGCTACGCCCGTTTCACCGGGCTCGAAGCAGGCGGGTACTACTGGCTGCGTGGCGTCTCCGCCCCTGCGGGCTGGACGCTGAATGACACCTTCGCTACGGCTTCGCTGACCTCGGACCCGGCCCAGGTCACCGGCCGCACCTATGCCTTCCGCGTTCCGGAGTCCGGCACCCTGACGGCGAACAGGACCTACGCGTCGGGCACCGACTTCATGCGGACCCGCACCACGTCGGGCACAGGCGAGGCGCGCTTCGAGAGCTCGACCGGCTACTTCGCCGTCAGCCGTGAGAACCCGGGCCTGCCCACGGTCTGCAGCGCGCTCAACATCGCGTTGATCCTCGACCGGTCGGCGTCGATCAACACGCCCGAGCTGCAGGCTACGGTGCGGAACGCCGCGAAGGAGTTCGTCGACCTGCTCGACGGCTCGCAGGTTTCCATGGAGATCTTCGCCTTCGGCACCACGGCGGGCTCACTCACGGGGAACGCCTCGCACAACCTCGCTGGGCCCGACAGCGCGCAGTATCTGCGCAATGCGATCACGAACGGCCTCGGGTCGTCGTCCGACTTCTCGGGTCAGTACACCAACTGGGACGACGCCCTGTGGAAGGTCTCGCAGCGCGGCGGGTTCGACCTGGCGATCGTGTTCACCGATGGTCTGCCCACGGTGTTCGGCAACCCAGCGAGCACGGCAAGCAACGGGTCCGCTCTGACGCGCTTCGCCGAGAACGAGCGTGCGGTGTTCGCGGCCAACGCACTGAAGGACCAGGGCACGCGGGTCATCTCGGTCGGCGTCGGCCCGATCGTCGGCGAGGCAGCGGTCTCCGTGCCGAACCTCGTCGCCATCTCCTCGGACGACGCCGTCATCACGGCCGGCTGGGAGTCGGCTGCGGGCGCCCTGCGGGACGCGATCCTTCACTCCTGCACGCCTCACCTGACGGTGCAGAAGTACACCGTGCCGTGGCACTGGGCGTCGGGCGACTCCCTCGCGGAGCACCGTGCCGGCGCCGGCTGGACTTTCACAGCGAGCGAGCTCGAGGGCACCGACGGCACCTTCGAGACGATGAGCGGCGAAGAGCGTACGACCGAGTCGAGTGGTTCGACGACGTGGTTCTTCAGCCCGTCGCACACCGGGACCGTCGGCAGCGTCACCATCACGGAGACGCAGCAGGAGGGCTACCAGCTGGTCCAGCAGGACGGCGCCAACGCCGTCTGCACGCAGGCAGTCGCCGAAGGTACCCCCAGTGACGACCTCCACGTCACCAACCGTGGGGATCTCGGGTTCAACATCGGGCACATCGGTTCCCAGGACGCCATCACCTGCCAGGTCATCAACCGCCGCCCCGGCCCTGTGTCGGTTAGCGGACTCGCGGCGACGGGCGTCTACGACGTCGACCACACCTGGGACATCACCAAGCAGGTCCGCGCTGATGCCGCGAGCGGCTGGGTCGACGAGACGACACTCTCCGGGGTC
The Xylanimonas cellulosilytica DSM 15894 DNA segment above includes these coding regions:
- a CDS encoding Spy0128 family protein, whose product is MTLRRAISGATAAVLVLLSAVTTGGAAAAEPDTGGINAEPAATVGVSTNPTRPAALAAPSKEVDPATHHEFPGVEDTDYYISSRNPGRIWTDKTVFSTDVAVPKDMQDEENPIPDLQVGEDELAVALSAVGSTRHVSREVPTPVDVSLIIDNSTSMRQCVGNTNMCTGASADDNPYTKSRAAAMVEALNVAIGIIAENPANRIAVTQFSENSGEFVDLGTPKNAPRPSAQATFIGGPYVYLTHSGSTMTLTMTDDTRTGNARTRTLTVGGGSTNIHRGVATGMGLLAQANSVTGENQRIPNVILFTDGEPTYSASVTNWWAPGASGANHGPNSPTATQYYGNGFKAALTASLLKNKIEAVYNDEAFNLAHARTPVEASVYTIGLGVSGLSEQGRQLAYATLDPGKTNPATPTVNPMLEQFNVAFGEYNSSGSPEVLVNRTTGQNPQDVFFRVTHPTVNGYVEYEPTTLRYNKEFHSPVTQEDLERAFESIAQQIVDPPNYPVEVSSSTATDGYVTFVDELGPYMQVTDFNRLAFCSVVPPVIDPNDCANVTFTNPTRTPSGLTDTYVFKGQYPANGLGASPDDEDISSIHVTVTRGATLAQGDIVTVKIPAAMLPIYDKQIKLAANGTPTITPYASHPLHAYYKVAPKAEVLSFLGDVTTTLSMAERDALTAYINDHTDSGKVRFYSNAFDAGSAAGKTTATFTPAKKNDFYRFSVDTPLFRTDGSPLLFSDWATLDESIPLYYEDIVYINEGNGPEAVKMRVDTTVTALLAAKTDTMVVKQGPLGQAVAPAGMRDYGSRPRNLDHSKCAPDALTWDEGSPVPCAEGDLENTTGTASMVRVTKNEQEQVVVALGNNGYLEYEVPGRLTITKRVAAGLNLDPNDDDEFRFSVEFTGAPGVYPFGVYALTNMTAPLYIGEMSSGDTITLLADQRAVIAGLPDGATYKVTEFDLPPGYEPVSATPEGVIAVPQAQPVAVEFLNTYAPTRTDAVATPTVAKEIDGRGWVVGDAFKARLCPGSGPVTVPLPNPDEGGCQTVILDTDGHTKDFGTLSFTTPGTYTYTLTEVGELAPGFSYSAAEYRWVVDVYDDYSGVLQARTRLEQTRSDNGDPVNPGLEVIGSATFTNTYAVGSVSGPLDATKRVVDSTASDGDGTRAPKLSHAFRYWYLDVEGGDDAGAPAAPTFPDGTPGGTYDVEVRSTPDSSSVASPRLTFTQAHVGHAYYYAVEEIDGRAEGVTYDQGVFIYRLEVTGPAPGDVPSEGLTVHVTPTRCEVPDKRNVDFDALLSACTDYKSDTYPVFTNYYDAEAAEVPLGGTKVLTGRPWVGTDAFTFTLEGFGTETLDAIARGDVILPGVSETVVSVTVDADAAADEGDGSRSFTFDSIAFKRQGAYQFVVKEQIPTQLLGLTYDEHWLYYDVIVTDDDVDGQLDFVVIAQDGEPSRTFANQYSAYRAFSGVDVLKVLTGRELRLNEFEFRVSPENAASAARLNISPEGKTVASGERPDEPALTTVLGPVTFDQDDLGEHFTFNVSEVKGSAPGVTYDDRAYTVILKPVYDAESGELDVLTTVTVGLTTTTYSARAAEQPVVTFTNAYAPTTWDLAKSSDRDATVTPGQEITYTLTATNTSKEGAAPLTSVVITDDLSDVLGAADNPKAHWVGFVGDGGKYASIDGSTLTWELDELSGTKTLSYTVVVDDAAHDVTLRNAVTGMGGVDPEGGGGGEVPPESCVAGTPVADLDDDCVTVHVTGPAWTIAKSSPTATEVKPGDTIVYVVDVTFLGNEGSVIPGVVVIDDLSDVLEHATLDQESIDPLVGEAELVDGTLRWTIGDLTENARLTYAVRVNDDAHGVDLVNVVTGSGGTGEDGDDEGEIPPIACATDEVDPECTTVHSTDPAWTIAKASPTATEVNPGDTIEYVVDVTLLGDEGRSIPSVVVIDDLSDVLEHATLDQESIDPSVGEAELLDDGTLRWDIGNLTEDATLRYSVTVNRDAKAYGATLRNLAWGTSTGADVDDGEPEVVPPAQCTEMSPCSTDHEVATPTWTIEKSSDSVAVPGGMLTYELTVTNTGDIPLWGATITDGPVAHGEGVTDIWDFLDGGGWDGKYTVRVGEGEIEYLEDTNRSDGLQHTITELGAGEHVVVTFTVKLPDQLDGIHLRNTVTGSLIPDPAGPGEAPNPSFPPADCAIPSGEAPCSVDHTYPPSTEWTLDKTAVTPSGTSSVKPGDTVTYTLTVQNTDAKNAVTQIVVTDDLAEVLADGVVTLDALAVPDAGTVRQEGTTLIWDVGTLAAGKTVTYTYSVTVVESATAYGTTLHNAAWGTGRGITEDGLDEVLPPVTCAEADPCSTDHEVPVPEWMLAKSSDTDTAAPGGDITYRLTVTNTGDVPLYDAQIADGPREQAKGITDIWSALGADGWNGAYTVQIDDGDPVGYTDTDVSDGLQAELAMVPVGSTAVVTFTVTLPTTLETVHLRNTVTGALPGDPDGPGYAPAGCSEPGPDDVCSADHEYVVARMGPPPSENGPSAVTGGEVLGTVGTKLAALVAAAGLMTVAGLLLVRRRREESTE